TGGAAAGATATTCTATGGTGACCCGACGAAGAAGCTGTGCGAGGCGGTTGACGTGGTTCCCCTTAGCTGCCTGGTTATCGGAAGCAGAGGTCTGAGCACACTGAAGAGGTACACATAATTTTATGGTTTTATAACTCTCAGCCCCATGATCATGTTCCGCATTTAGCAGAAGATTTTTCCTGCTAAACCATGGCAAGCCAAGACGCAATATATTGTTAACTTTCTTGCTGCGTGACTGATTTGCACGATGAACCATGAATCGTGCTGCTGTTGTGTAAATTATCTTGTCGTTTCCTTCCGCCTGAGATTTTGATGTTGTGATTGGCATATTTAGCTGATTGACTTGACCCTATACGTGACCATTTGTTGTTTCCTCGCGGCAGGGCTCTGATGGGGAGCGTGAGCACCTACGTTGTGAACCACGCGACCTGCCCAGTCACCGTTGTGAAGGAGAACGCATAGCTGCAGCTTGCTACCAATGACGAAGATATCGGCCGTTTGCAAAATCTCAAAACCAGAAGGGATAAATAAGATAATACTGTCTTCAAGCAGTAGCTATAAGAAcaaatactacctccgttccataaagattggcacggcttTGAACTGAGTTAgttcaaatccgtgccaacctttatgacacggagggagtagtatatatgcGGTAGCATATAAGAGTCAATAATAGAGAGTATTCTGTGGAAACCAGTGAAAACCACACGAAAATCATGTGTAAAGGTTtaaatttttctcaaaaaacacTTCAACTTCAAACTCAAATTCATTTGGGAGGTatggaaaaaacaaattgagcAAGGAATAGTAGCAAACAGTCAATGCAGCTATTCATCGCTGAATCTGTCTTTTGCATATCTTCGAAACGAATGTGAGTTTGAACTTAAAAGATGTGTATGTGTGTGGAACATCACCCTCATAGAGTTTTCACGGTAACTTGGTTTCCACCGGATACTTTCTGTGGATAATATGACAATAAAGTGTGCTTGGCAGTTGGCATGCAATGTACTGACGTCCTTATGTATGTCGGAAAAAATGTGTCCTTCTGTAATCATGCACGTATTACCATCTGCTGAGTATTCTTGGTCTGGGACTGGGAGCGAGCATGCAGCCATTATAGCTGTTGTTTGGTTCGTCCTCCTCTCCCGTGGCCAACTTGCGATGCTTGGAACACTTGAAGAGAATTTCATAATCCAAGCTTGAGGACACAGGGAAACAAAAATTGGTGATCACTGATCTAGACCTATATCAAGATTTTAGTCGATGTGTAATTTTGAGCGCATTTGGGCGTGAAAATAGAAAGAATTGAAAAGGGGAAACATGTTGGGCTGCTCACGCTTGGACATTTTGATCAAGCCGCTGGATTAGTCAACAAGGGCAACAACAAGTTAACACAGAACCATGACAGAATTAGACAGGCGACACAAGGGCACAAGAAATATATGCTTCCGTAGTGTAGTCTGAACCACGGAGATTAATTAGAGACGAAAGTAAACCTAGTACTGATCATACGATCGCCTCGGCTGCGCATTTGCATCGGAGCATATCGATCGTGGACGAACAATATAGAAATATCTGTCTTGGTTTCCAAGCTTTAGATAAACGGTGGCTGTTCTTCGCGTGGGGAAGAACAACCGATCGATGGTGGATCGAAGAAGGCGTTCACGAGGCTCGATCAGATGGTGATCCCCTGCATCATGATCTTGAACTCGCCGAAGTCAACGCGGCCGTCGCTGTCGCGGTCGACGTTGCAGATCATCTCCCTGACGGTGGCCATGCTGCTGGCCTCCGGCATGCCGAGCTTCTTGAGCACCTCCTGCAGCTCCACGGCGGAGATGAACCCGTCGCCGTCCACGTCGAACACCTTGAATGCCTCcctcatctcctcctccccgtcggcgccgccttCCCCTCCGTCTTCCCCGTCGTCGGCGAGCGCGCCGAAGAGCGCGTCGCCGAGGGCCCGGTGGAGGCCCTCGAAGTCCTCGAAGCGGAGCCCGGACGCGCCCTCGGGGACGTGGGCGCCCACGGTGGCCGCCAGCCCGGCCCGGTCCGCCTCCAGGCCCAGCGCGTCCAGCGCCTGCGCCAGCTCGTCCACCGTGatctcgccgtcgccgttgcGGTCGAACATGTCGAACACGCGCCGGAGCCGCACCGCGTTCAGGCTGCCGTTGCGCAGCCGgaacgacggcgacggcgccttcGCCAGCGACGGccggaccgccgccgccacgctctGGCTCTGCTGCTCGCCGCCCCCCACCATTATTATTCTTCCTTCCCTCTGTTCGGCTCCGATCCGGATCCTTTTTTCTCGACCGCGCCGAGACTCTCGCGGCTTTGTTATAGGGAGGGAGCTAGGGAGAGGCTCTGCCTTATTGGTTTCCCCTTTTCCTGTGGTGCCGGGAAATCGATCGCCTACCATGCTATACTAGGAGGCGGCCACGCACGGCGGGAGGATTATTCGCGGCGAGCAAGGAGAGGCGGAGGTGGATGGCAACAATGTCGGAGCTGCTCCTTGCTAAAACGGTAGGTTCGGCCGCTTTTCCCGCTCTGCCTAATTGCAACATTACATGCTGTGATAAACAAGATTTGTTTGGCTGTTTCAGTTGACTCGCGAAGTTCTCTTTCTTGGCCCCTTTAATTAATGGCAGCCAAGTCCGGCGGCCGCTTggtggcgcggcgcggcggcgcggcggtctgcgccgccgccgccactgctttGCCCACATCCACCACGGCGTCGCCCCAGCACATAGCACACTACCTCGCGCATAACCCTAGGGTGACCTGGGAGGCGCTCTCCGCCACgttccccaccgccgccgtcgccgccgccgaggctccCGACAGGCAAGTCGTCGACGCTGTGCTCCTCTCTCTTGCCAAGAACTCTAGCCCCTCGTCCTCCGAGACCATCGCCAAGAACGCGCACTCCTTCTTCCActggtccgccgccgccgcctcgccgtctCCCCACTCGCTCCGCTCGTACTGCCTCATCGTCCACCTCCTCTCCCGCGCGTCCCTCATCAGCCACGCCTCCGTGCTCCTCCAGTCCGCCATCGCCCGGCACTCCTCCTCTACGCCCGCTTCCTCCTTCCTGGacgccttcttctccgcctACGAGgacagcggcgccgccgcgacgaCCCGGGGCCTCCACCTGCTTGTGCACTCCTACGCGCAGCTGCGCCGTCCGGAGGAGGCCCTGGAGGCTTGCCACTACCTGGCCCGCCGCGGCGTGCTCCCCTCCCTTTCTGCCTTCAACGCCGTGCTGCACGCCGCGCAGCGCACCGGACGGTTCCAGGTCGCCTGGGAGGTGTTCGAGCTAATGACGCTCAAGCGGGTGTATGCCAACCAGGGCACCGTCGAGCTTGTTATCGGCGTGCTGAGCCGGGAGGGTGCACTTGCCAGGATGGCAGCCCTTGTGgagaggattcatggcaagaAGTGCACGCCAGGCATCGTGGCACACGTCGCACTGGCACTGTGGATCTTCAAGCAGGGCAGGACGGAGCAAGGGACCTTGCTGCTCAGGAGGATGCTGCAGAGGAACATTGTGTTCGATGACATTGCATATTCACTGATCGTGCATGCTTATTGTCTTAATGGTGATCTGAAGTCGGCGCGTGAGCAATGGGACGACATGGTCCGCCGAGGCTGTCACCTGAACGCTTTTGTGTATACTTGCTTCATCGGAGGGCAATGCCACGAAGGAAATGTCAATGAGGCCATGCAGTTGCTTCAAGAAATGCTGTCTATTCGGTTGAAGCCGTATGATGCTACGTACAGTCACCTCATCACAGGGTGCTTTAGACAAGGTAGAGTGGAAAAGGGCTCGGAGTACTTTGATAAGATGCTCCATGAAGGCCTTGTACCGGATATTGCCACCTGCAATGAGATATTAGAGGCAATCTGTGAAGCAGGAGAGGTCGGTAAGGCGAACGAGTTGGTAACCGCAATGATAGACAAAGGAATTATTCCTGACCAGGATACATACTGTAGGCTCATTGATGGATATGGCAAGGTTGGTGATTCGCAAGGTATTATCAAGATTTATCATGAGATGGAGCATAGAAGACTTACTCATGGTGTTGAAGTATTTACCTCCGTGATCAGGGGCCTATGCCAGTGTGGGAATCCAAAGGAAGCTGAGAAGTATGTGACTGTGATGGAAAGGAAACTGCTGGCTCCGACTAGTGGCATACACGATACGTTGATCAGCAGTTACTGCAAGAAGGGTAACACGAAGAGTGCACTTCGGTTATACGACAAGATGATGACACGGGATGAGAAGCAAATCCCCTCTGCAGATACTTTTATGATGCTGGTGAGAAGAGTCATCAGAGTAAGGACTACTTGTTCCCCTGATACCTGATTACAGTATCTCACAGTGAGATTGTCGAGAAGGGTCGTTGATCAGAGAAAATCTGAAGAGGATAGGCAAAGGAATAGGAAGAGAAAGCTATTCTTATTCACTACTAATGCTGCATCTTCATATCTCTTATAGAGAAGTCGAGGGTACAGGAGGGCTTGGAGTTCTTTGACATGATGCTCCATGAAGGCCTTTTGCTGGATATTGGCACCTGCAATGAGATCTTCAGAGGCTCTCTGCGACGCAGGAGAGGTGAGAAAGGTGAACGAGTTGGTAACGACAATGATAGACCAAAGGAATTATTCATGACCAGTATTCTTACTGTCGGCTCATTGATGGTTATGGTAATATTGGTGATGCACAAGGTATTGTCATTTGTCAAGATTTATCATGACATGAACTCAGAGTACACTTCGGCTATACAACAAGATGATGGCACAGGATGAGAAGCTTATCCGCTCTACAGATGCGTTTATGAGGCTGGTGAGAAGAGTCGTTAGAGTAAGGATTAATTGTTCCCCTGACACGTAATCGTGCAGTTAGATTGTTGAGAAGGGTGGTTGATGGAAGGAAAGCTGCAGGGAGAAggcaaaggaaaagaaggttGTGGCCCTTATTCAGTATGTGGATATATGGTGCGTCTGCATACCTCTTTTACTTATCAGAAGTTCAGGTAATGCATGCCCTTCTTTTGGAATTCTTTTGTGGTAGTGTTAACACAAGGTAACCTTGTAAATctgaattgttttttttttagcaagtGTCCTGTGTACTCAGGATCCCATAGTTAAATTGTTGAGAAGGGTCGTTGATGGGAGAAAAGCGTTTTGAAGCGGATAggcaaaggaaaagaaagagaggctCTTATCCGGTACTCGATGCTGCGTCTGCATATCTTTTATAGAGAAGTCGAGGGTACAGGAGGGCTTGGAGTTCTTTGACATGATGCTCAATGAAGGCCTTTTGCTGGATATTGGCACCTGCAATTTGATCTTTAGAGGCACTCTGCAACACAGCAGAGGTCGGCAAGGCGAACGAGTTGGTAACGACAGTGATAGACGAAAGGAATTGTTCGCGATCAGGATACAAACTATAGGCTCATTGATGGTTATGGCAAGGTTGGTGATGCAGAAGGTATTGTCAAGATTTATCATGACATGAACACACTTTGTCTATGCAACAAGATGATGGCACGGGATGAGAAGCTTATCCGCTCTGCAGATATGTTTATGAGGCTGGCGAGAAGAGTCATCAGAGTAAGGACTACTTGTTCCCCTGACACGTAATCGCGCAGTTAGATTGTTGAGAAGGGTGGTTGATGGAAGGCAAAGGGAAAGAAGGTTGTGGCCATTATTCAGGGACTACGTGAATACGTGATGCGTTTGCATACCTCTTTTACTTATCAGAAGTTCAGGTAATGCATGCCCTTCTTTTGGAATTCTTTTGTGGTAGTTAACACAAGGATACCTTGTAAATCTGAATTGTTTTTTAGCAAGTTTCCTATGTAGCAGAACACAGTTAAAATGTGGCATACCATGAACATGTAAATAACTCGGGAACCGAAActcataaaaaataatttgttctGGCTTAGCAAATCGCACCAGGAACAGGACTAGTAATAGCTTTTTATACAAGTCTTTTCGTACAATCTCCGTTGCGAATTAATTCGGCTAATCCGGAGCCCTGCTCtcagttcaattttttttttttgaggggatgCTCTCAGTTCAATTACGATGCGGAACCTGTGCTGGGCAGGCCGGGCCGTAGTAAACCAGCGTCAAGCATTGGCCCAGCCCACAGCAACCTGTGCAGAACCCGTGCTAAGCTGGCCGGTCCGTTAGCTTAGCTTAGCgttgttctgttctgttcgtTCGTGTCACTGCACACTGCAGTGACATTTTCACTAGTCCGGTCAGTCAGGTTGCAGATTCAATCATTCGATTAGTGCTGTGTTGATGCACTGATTAGCGATTGCACTGATGTAGTTTTGTCTTGAGCCGCAGCGGATGTCTTTGGGCATGCCGTTATCGATGGCTGATTCGGCGACACCATGATTGCAGGGGAGGCTGGGTCTTGGAGAATGTCAGTCAGGGACGTGCTCTTCTTCCTTGGTATCATTAGTTTCCGTTCTTTCTCTTATTCGTAGAAACAATTGTATGTCAAACCTGATCTGCTGATCTCTACTTGTAATAAAATGGAGCAGTAAAACTAAACAATTGCATGTCAAACCTGATGTGTTCATACTAATAAGTAGTCCCCTCATGTGATTAATTATGGAATCGACGGCTGACTAGCCAATCAATGGCGAGAACGCATATGCACTCTCTCAATTAACTGCAAGCGCTTTCTCTAAAtcgaggaggagagagagattaGCTAGTGTTGTGCACGTTTTGGATTGACTTGCCGACGTCTGAGGTAAAGCATGAGAGTaatcagtactccctccgatcctaaattgttgtcgaaatattacatgtatgtatctagacgttttttaaaaacccatgcatgtttatttagacaaatttgagtcaaaaatttaggatcactGGTGAGCAGACCAATTCATCGGTGTGAATTGCGAGATCCAAATGCGCTGGAAAAGAACGAAAAAACATACAGTACAAACTTGACGAAGATCGAAGATGCAGGCGCACGGCTCAAACGTTCTGTCGCACAATGCGTATGGACTATGGAGAGTGAGAGTACACATGTACTCGCAGCCTGAAGAAcatttatatatatgtatgcacaCATGTCGTGGAACGAACACTGAACACACAatcgtgtgtgtgtgtgtgtgaagAGCACAGCAGAGCAGGGCGCCGGGGAGGGAAAGCCAGACCTCGTCGATGGTGTTGTTGTGCTTTGTATATTGTAGAAGTATGGACGCGAGAAACGGCCTATCGTCGTCGTCGCAAGTTGTGCAGCGGGTTGGAGCCCGACGGCGCCATCCTCTTGTCGTCGCCGAACCCGGCCTGGGCTCCGCCGTGCCGGAACCTCGTGCTGAGGCCGGCGGCAAGGGCAGCAGTACCCTCCTTGGTCCTCCTCCGTCGCTGCCCGACCTCGCTGTGCGCCGAAGCGGAGACGACGCTCACGGCGCCCGCGATGAAGGCGGAAGCAGGtcgggagggcggcggcgggacgcGGGCGAGGAGCGAGCCGGCTCTGAGCGCGAGCGGGACGAGCGACAGCAGCGCGAGGAGCTTCACCCACCCGCACCGGCACCTGACGAAGCTGCCGCCCCCCATGGAATTTGGAATggagctgcagcctgcagggtCGTTGCGGTGTTTCGGCTGGTTctggaaggagaagaaagaaaaaggaaaggcaAGGGAGCTAGGGAGGCACGGTAGTCGTGCAACAGAGCGTTTTGTAGCCGGCCGGCGTCTGTCGCCTCGACGGCTTTACGTTTATTGGCACTTGGCAACGGCACGTACCGGTACTGGTATAGGTGTGGTGGTGCGTCATGATCGACGCGGTCGGCAGTGATCGATCCATGGGCGGACGGACGGGATCGTGCCAAGGGAGGAggttcgatcgatcgagcaccGGAGGAGCACGGGACGGGACCGGACGGGGAGTGATTTCTGATTTGACGTGACAAAAGACAAGGAAACAATGTTGGCGATCGACGAGATgtttgctgctgcctgctggcGCGGAGGCGCGTTTGTTAGTTGTTACCAACAACAGtttcagcagcagcactgcACAACAGTTGAATCAAACAGCTGACGCCAAGAGGACAACTTTTATGCGAAAGTTGCCCTGCCATTGACGAACGGACTGCATCGACCAGTTCCATCGCGCAACAGTCGCTGCACCCGCTGAGCCCCCTTTCTCCTTTGCCGCAAAAGCGTTTCCATTGCGGCACATGTTTGCAGCACACCCTTGTAGAAAGATACAGGCTTGAAAACAGATCACAGCGGAATGGTGGCAATGCAGATTGAAACAGGGATAACTGGAAGAGAGAAAAACCAAGCCCCTGCTGGAAAATTTCTCTTTCTATATTTACTCGAATCATCCAATCGCTCTCTGCCACGTGTACATGCGGCAGCAAGGATGGGCTCAACCTCACACAAATACACGCCGTATGTACAAATGAATGCAATGCCATGCCATCCCACCACCACAGCTACTACCTTGCTTACCCTACCCCACTCGGAAAATTTTCACATTTCACCTGTTGTTCCCCCTCTTGCTCTCAGAAGCTAATCTCAGAATGCAATAGCAGCCATGTAAAAAAGCAAGATATCTGCACCGACACGCGATCGAAGTGGGTCGCGGATCTCACCTTGGTCCGGAGAGCTCCATGGCTTCCAGGCCGAGCGAGGACTCGTCCGCAGCGGCGAGATCCATGAATTTCGGGGGGATGAGCTCCGACGAGACGGACTTGGGCGTGTCCACGTTCTGCGACGCCTCCCACTTCTCCGCGAGCCCGTCCCCTTCCAGCATCCGGATCACCTCCGACATCCTGGGGCGGTGCGACGGGTGGTACTGCGTGCACAGCAGGGCCACCTGGACCATCTCCTCCAGCTCCACCCGGTCGTAGTTGCTGCCCAGGTCTTTATCCACCATCATGCTCAGCTGCTTTTCGTGATGAAGCTTCTTTACCTGGAACCAGATGCAGGTATCAGAAATGGTGCTCGTGTAAATCCAAATTACCTGCCACTAAGAACAAATGATAACCCCTCGAATTCTTTTTTTCGGCAACCGGTTTGAACAGAAGATGGTAAATGATGGGGCATTTGCTAATATGTCCACACCATGATCACAGAAAGGAACACCATCTACTTCaatcttctaaaaaaaaggccaaAAGAATTGCAATGGTGAACATTTTGTTGAACAGTTAAGTTGCATTCGATTTCTTCAGCATATTTTCCAActtttctgtttgtttgtttttttgctaTGAAAATATGCTTCAGTATCTTGAGCATCAAATCTTATGATTCAATGTACTCAACAGAAAAGGTGGTAGGACCTAAAAGTGACATACAGACTTTGTCCAAAGCTCTGAAGAGAGCTAAAAGGCAGAGATCAACAAACTCCAATGAAAAGGATAAAACAGTCTTTCCGTAATAAAGTGAATTTGAGACCATTCGTAAAATACAAAATGAATTTGCAAACAAAGAATATGCTTACCATATCAAGCACTCCACCCTTCTGATTTGCTAGTCGTCCAAAATCTAGTGCCTTCTGGCCAGTGATCAACTCAACCAACAAGACTCCAAACCCAAAGACATCTGTCTTCTCCGATGACTGACCAGTTGATAAATACTCCGGAGCTATGTGTCCAACAGTCCCACGCACTGCTGTGGTAACATGGGACTCCTGGTGATCCAATAGTTTTGCCAATCCAAAATCTCCCACGATTGCTTCAAAATATTCATCAAGAAGCACATTGGAGGCTTTAACATCACGATGGATTATTTTTGGATCACACTGTTCGTGCAAATAAAGGAGCCCTCGTGCTGTACCTAGTGCTATCATTTTTCTCCTTGACCAATCTAGAGCTGGCCTGCCATTTATATGTTCTGACAAAAAAATAGCAGGAAAGTTTAGGTGCTGTGTAATACTAAAGCCGGAGGTTAGTTTCCTTGAAACTGAATAATATACTCAGAAAATGGTCATACAATGCCTCTTACTATCGATTAGTGCATTTCATCTTTTTTGACCGAATATTAGTGCATTTCACCAATGGTTAATCAAGATGTGTGGTGTTGTCAATGCCTCAGTTCATATCCAAAACACGGTGTGAACAGCAAAATAGCTCATGGACAAATTGTTGCTTAACTTAATACAGGGAGCAGGAGTAGAATTTTGAGTTGATAGCATGGCAGAAGTATGAAACTGCCCCAGGACGAAATGCGTTAACAGGATGGGTCAAAACCATAAGTGATTTTAGGTTGAGCAT
The Brachypodium distachyon strain Bd21 chromosome 2, Brachypodium_distachyon_v3.0, whole genome shotgun sequence genome window above contains:
- the LOC100840201 gene encoding probable calcium-binding protein CML24 translates to MVGDRFPGTTGKGETNKAEPLPSSLPITKPRESRRGREKRIRIGAEQREGRIIMVGGGEQQSQSVAAAVRPSLAKAPSPSFRLRNGSLNAVRLRRVFDMFDRNGDGEITVDELAQALDALGLEADRAGLAATVGAHVPEGASGLRFEDFEGLHRALGDALFGALADDGEDGGEGGADGEEEMREAFKVFDVDGDGFISAVELQEVLKKLGMPEASSMATVREMICNVDRDSDGRVDFGEFKIMMQGITI
- the LOC100840510 gene encoding pentatricopeptide repeat-containing protein At1g66345, mitochondrial; amino-acid sequence: MAAKSGGRLVARRGGAAVCAAAATALPTSTTASPQHIAHYLAHNPRVTWEALSATFPTAAVAAAEAPDRQVVDAVLLSLAKNSSPSSSETIAKNAHSFFHWSAAAASPSPHSLRSYCLIVHLLSRASLISHASVLLQSAIARHSSSTPASSFLDAFFSAYEDSGAAATTRGLHLLVHSYAQLRRPEEALEACHYLARRGVLPSLSAFNAVLHAAQRTGRFQVAWEVFELMTLKRVYANQGTVELVIGVLSREGALARMAALVERIHGKKCTPGIVAHVALALWIFKQGRTEQGTLLLRRMLQRNIVFDDIAYSLIVHAYCLNGDLKSAREQWDDMVRRGCHLNAFVYTCFIGGQCHEGNVNEAMQLLQEMLSIRLKPYDATYSHLITGCFRQGRVEKGSEYFDKMLHEGLVPDIATCNEILEAICEAGEVGKANELVTAMIDKGIIPDQDTYCRLIDGYGKVGDSQGIIKIYHEMEHRRLTHGVEVFTSVIRGLCQCGNPKEAEKYVTVMERKLLAPTSGIHDTLISSYCKKGNTKSALRLYDKMMTRDEKQIPSADTFMMLVRRVIRVRTTCSPDT
- the LOC104582500 gene encoding uncharacterized protein LOC104582500, whose translation is MGGGSFVRCRCGWVKLLALLSLVPLALRAGSLLARVPPPPSRPASAFIAGAVSVVSASAHSEVGQRRRRTKEGTAALAAGLSTRFRHGGAQAGFGDDKRMAPSGSNPLHNLRRRR